The Lodderomyces elongisporus chromosome 6, complete sequence region gaattaaaaaattggaattaAAAGACatagggggggggggggggagaatGGGGTTGGAAGCGGAGTATTGGACATGCAAAATTGACAGCTGATGAAATCATGTAACCTTTGCTTTGAATCGCatatgcaaaaaaaagctaTCGCCATACAGCAttatttcttgttcttgagTAATAGTTGTAATTACGTTATAGCAGACGTATTGGAAAACAATATTTGCCgatactgttgttgttgttgttgtgatggtgatggtagtggtcgtcgtcgtcgttcATTTTACTTTCTACATACTTCCTTCTCTGCGGTTTATCAAAATAAATTACGATACAGATTCATCTAAATAATTACATATTCTACTTGTGGCGCATATGCATCCAGTTACCCACCCTTAATTGAGCTGTGTCCAATTACAAACTTCACTCATCTTCAAAAACATTCAAAAACCAAgcaaaggaaaggaaaggaaaggaaaggaaaggagaACTACcaatattttgtttttgtttttgctgctattgttgctgttttAGTAGTTTCTTATATGcctttttctgttttttcttttttttctttcttttcctttctttgtttcttgtttgttcttATATTTTCTCCTTTGAGGTTTATTGCTGAGTACTTTCCAAGATATCAAAGAGCTGTTTCAATTGCTCGTCATTAACGACTTGTTCCCTATTCAAATATCTCAAAATACTCTTGACTAATTGAAGCAACTGAGGTACGCTCAAGTTTATTATTGCCATTTGCAAGATCTTGCCCAAATTCATATTGTGATTGCTAATAAATGTCTGATAGTACAAGTATGTAAATGAACCCATTAGGAATTGGCAATCAAAACGGTCAGTGATACCGCCGTGTCCGGGAATTGTGTCACCGAAATCCTTGATTCCAAATGCTCTCTTGAGACCACTGGCAAAAAAGCCACCAAATGGTGCAATCAAGGAGGCAAAAGTGGCCAAAATGGCAGCGTGGAAGTAGATGGGCTTGAATGTGATCATTTCAATCTTGCCGCCCAATAACTCGATAATGTTTGCGGGcaattgataaatttgTGGAATAAAAACCGGGTTAGGATCGCATTGTGGGAAATTGTACAAGTGTGTTGACAAGTTTTGAGCTGGACAAATCAAGTAGTCCGATTTGGAGAATAGCGAAGCGCCAATAACTGCGGCAATTCCAGTGCAGATCCATGCTCCAAGGAAGCCCTCCACGGTCTTTTTAGGTGAGATTTCAATCAACTGAGTCTTACCAAATGTGATTCCGCAAATGTATGCAAAGATGTCGTTAACAATGACCAAGGCGCTTGgtaaaaagaaccaaaagatTCCATTGAGGatattgtcaatgatcaaGTGTGCTTGGAACACAACCAAGAGCAATGTCATGTGTGTGATACACAATTGAGCAAATTGGAATTTGTAGTAGCCTTTTTTCAATgtccaaacaaaaaagatgaatcCTGCCATGTACAATGAGTAGCTCACCAACTTGTGGCTTTTCACCAATACAGTTAGCAACTTGTCTGAAAACACTTTTTCTTGAAAGAAATCGGCAAACTTGGGGAAGTCCAAGTAGTACCATGTTGCAACGAGAAAGTACCAGTTCAATGATCGATTGTATGGAATTTTCTTGTCTCTTGCTGGTTCAGATGTCAATGCAATGATTTCTTTGAATGTCAAGAGTTGGAAAACAAGGATCATCAAAATAATGGGTAGGTGGCCCGAGGCCAAGATTATAAAGAAACCGCCAATCATGACAAATGTCCAAATGGTTCTGGTGATGAAtgcttctttcttcttttccctctCATTGACTACATTGCCATTTGCTTTGCCTTTACTGTTTTTGGAAACCTCTGTATTTGACACAGATGGAGTGATTGATGTGGGAGTCATTGATGCAGAAGCAGGGGGTGTGGACTGACTTCGACTGTCGTTGGTTATTTCTTGTTCTACTGCGTTTTTGCCTTCACCGGACATGACTCTTTGTTTTGGAGTGTTTGGTtatttgcttgtttgtttgtttgttcacTTGATGAATGCGATAAGAAGTGAGTAGTCCTTGAGATGTACTTGTCTTGTGAGACTAGTGAAGATCTAATTGGTTTGGTGTACAATTAATAAGAtggtaaaaagaagaaataacaaagacaagaacaaaaactaTTATGACTTTGTATTTATAAtagtaatgatgatgatgatgatgaagagaaagaagaagaaggtggtggtggtggtggtggtggtggtgatgatgagtAGAATATGATGTATTgtgattattattttgttgttttttttttggacagtggagaaagagagaaaaaaaaggaagagagagGGAAGGAGAGTTAtagaagtagaagtagAAAGAGTGTATgagtttgtgtttgtatcTTTAAAGTAAGAATGAAGATTTGATTTTCCACTGCTGTACaaaatttatttctttcttttcaaacaaaatataaaacgaaataaaataaaaattgtcGACATCTTGTGTTTGCAGTTTGTCAGTTTATAGTTGGCAGTCAAAACTTAACTCGTATTTTACCCTTTTTACAAACACTGGTGTTGAGGGTAGaaacttcttttctttcataaAAATTTGCAGTATCTGTTTCAATAGCTTGGTTTGAGGTAAGTAGTCATTGTTGTATCTTGACAAATCACTTCGTTATCACATCCtctgtgtttcttttttttttcacactCTCCCCCACCATTTATCTTTTGCCTTTGAAATAGTGTGGGGATGAGGAGGGGAAGGTTAAACGAAAAGGATTAAAAAAACGGAAAAATTTAGAAAAGTTTagaaaaatcaagaaaagttgaaaaagaaagaagaaacagagaTAGAAGTATGTAAGGGATCGCTTTAATTAAAGTAATTAATGCCTCTGTTTATTACTTAAATAAGTAATACCTGTTCAAAGAGTGCACATCAATCACTACTAttggttttgaaaacaaaccaaaactGCAAAGTGAATATGATCAAAATTATCTGATTAGCCACAAGGCTgagtatatatttttttacaagGGAAAAGTTAATGTTCTTCTCTTTATCAGCCATGAGTggtttcttccttctttttttatatattctATACCTCatattttattgtttttcttttttttttactattttttcGTGCTAAAACACTGTAAACTTAAAATACTTGAGAGAAacaatatttgaaaaaattgataaacaaataacTTGATCTTTTAACCAACATTTCTTCATcctttattaaaaaaaaaaattgttgttcACCTAATTGTTAACGAATTTCCCAACCAAaaagataataataataataatacaaaaaaagaaagaatcaTATATTAATGTAcaacagaaacaagaaTGTACTCTTTCCAAGCATTCTTGctctttcctcttttaaaacaattataaaaaattatcaCATGATAATcttgaaatttttcaattacaaaaattaattCTTTATCAATTCTTTTGGTGGGGGGGAGGAGGAATATCCTtcaataaatttttttttttcttttttttgggtgaTTACATAATACCTATccattatatatatatatataatattaGTCACATGATAAACAACACGTGATTAGCCTTTACTcaataatttgtttttttcttaaccCACATGTGTCGTGTGATAATCAACTGCTATTCTCTATTGCAGAACTAAATTCTTTCTCTCGTTATAtttttgataatttttgtttcatttacccttttttttaatttcccGTTTCTTCCGGGGTGGAATGGGGGGGGGAGAGAAATTGCTTTAccttcatatatatacattttttatAACCGACACCTCTCCGCCACAAAACGAACAATTTTAACAACAAAGACTCACTGAATAAGTCATGAGGAATATAAACCTTTTTGTTGCAAGTAGTATAAGCGGCTGTAACAAGTACTATCTTACCTGCATatacacttttcttttaaaccAAATATTTgccacacacactctctctatatatata contains the following coding sequences:
- the CDS1 gene encoding phosphatidate cytidylyltransferase (BUSCO:EOG09261W90); translation: MSGEGKNAVEQEITNDSRSQSTPPASASMTPTSITPSVSNTEVSKNSKGKANGNVVNEREKKKEAFITRTIWTFVMIGGFFIILASGHLPIILMILVFQLLTFKEIIALTSEPARDKKIPYNRSLNWYFLVATWYYLDFPKFADFFQEKVFSDKLLTVLVKSHKLVSYSLYMAGFIFFVWTLKKGYYKFQFAQLCITHMTLLLVVFQAHLIIDNILNGIFWFFLPSALVIVNDIFAYICGITFGKTQLIEISPKKTVEGFLGAWICTGIAAVIGASLFSKSDYLICPAQNLSTHLYNFPQCDPNPVFIPQIYQLPANIIELLGGKIEMITFKPIYFHAAILATFASLIAPFGGFFASGLKRAFGIKDFGDTIPGHGGITDRFDCQFLMGSFTYLYYQTFISNHNMNLGKILQMAIINLSVPQLLQLVKSILRYLNREQVVNDEQLKQLFDILESTQQ